Proteins encoded in a region of the Pelmatolapia mariae isolate MD_Pm_ZW linkage group LG16_19, Pm_UMD_F_2, whole genome shotgun sequence genome:
- the LOC134644512 gene encoding olfactory receptor 4B13-like, whose protein sequence is MDEKINVTYITLDGFVEIDKYRYVYFYIMFIVYILIICCNSTILYLICIHQNLHEPMYIFIVALLFNCALYSTAVYPKYLIDFLSEKQVISYSACLFQYFLFYSLACSEFFLLVAMAYDRYVAICKPLQYPTIMRKKTVSIFLFIAWLVPAFHITIQAIGSAKAKLCSFYLNETFCNNRIYTLQCVRSEFIAVFGLVCMVNLGILPLLFILYTYTKIFLMSYRSCKEIRKKAAETCLPHLTVLISFSCLGCYDVVIARVESDFPKTARLIMTLQLALYHPLFNPFVYGLKMKEISKHLKRLFSPPPKI, encoded by the coding sequence atggatgaaaaaataaatgttaccTATATAACTCTTGATGGTTTTGTAGAAATTGACAAGTATagatatgtttatttttacattatgttCATAGTATATATTCTAATAATCTGCTGTAATTCTACGATTTTGTATCTCATTTGTATTCATCAAAATCTCCATGAGCCTatgtacattttcattgtagctTTGCTGTTTAATTGTGCTCTTTACTCTACAGCTGTTTACCCTAAATATCTCATTgactttttatctgaaaaaCAGGTCATATCCTATTCGGCATGtctttttcagtattttctgttttacagtcTAGCTTGCTCAGAGTTTTTCCTCTTGGTAGCCATGGCCTATGACAGATATGTGGCTATATGCAAACCTCTTCAATATCCAACCATCATGAGAAAAAAGACTGTGAGTATTTTCCTGTTCATAGCTTGGCTTGTGCCTGCTTTTCATATTACAATCCAAGCAATAGGGAGTGCTAAAGCTAAATTGTGttccttttatttaaatgaaacattttgtaACAATAGAATTTATACTCTTCAGTGTGTAAGATCAGAATTTATTGCTGTCTTTGGTTTGGTTTGTATGGTAAATCTTGGAATACTCCCTCTGTTATTCATActttacacatacacaaaaatattCTTAATGTCTTATCGAAGTTGTAAAGAAATTAGGAAGAAAGCTGCAGAGACCTGTTTACCCCACCTTACAGTTTTAATTAGCTTTTCCTGTTTAGGTTGCTATGATGTAGTTATAGCCCGAGTGGAATCAGATTTTCCAAAAACTGCACGCTTAATAATGACATTACAACTAGCTTTGTATCATCCTTTGTTTAATCCATTTGTATATGGGCTTAAAATGAAGGAAATTTCTAAACACCTGAAAAGGTTGTTTTCTCCACCCCCCAAAATTTGA
- the LOC134644513 gene encoding olfactory receptor-like protein OLF4 encodes MDQELNFTYVTLDWYVDINKYRYVYFFIMFALYTLIICANSTIVYIIWIHKNLHEPMYIFIAALLLNSVLYSTTIYPKLLIDFLSEKQVTTYSACLFQFFMFYTLGGSEFFVLAAMAYDRYVAICKPLQYHIIMRKSTVSIFLIIAWLVPACHIAVQAIGSANIKLCDFNIKGIFCNNAVYTLLCERSRLITIFGVVALLDLAVLPMLFIVFTYTKIFIVSYQSCKEIQKKAAETCLPHLLVLISASVFFVYDVSIARVETNFPKTVRIVMTLQVVLYHPIFNPFIYGLKMKKISKHLKRCFLRPQSILVLKVNA; translated from the coding sequence ATGGATCAAGAGTTAAATTTTACATATGTAACTCTGGATTGGTATGTGGACATTAACAAGTACAGAtatgtttacttttttattatgtttgcaTTATATACTCTAATAATCTGTGCCAATTCTACTATTGTGTACATAATCTGGATTCATAAAAACCTTCATGAGCCTATGTACATTTTCATTGCTGCTTTGCTACTTAACTCTGTTCTTTACAGCACAACTATTTACCCAAAACTCCTGATTgactttttatctgaaaaaCAAGTCACAACATATTCAGCCTgtctctttcagttttttatgttttacactCTAGGTGGTTCAGAGTTCTTTGTCCTGGCTGCCATGGCCTATGACAGATATGTGGCCATATGTAAACCTCTACAATATCATATTATCATGAGAAAAAGCACTGTGAGTATTTTCCTGATCATAGCTTGGCTTGTACCTGCTTGTCATATTGCTGTCCAAGCAATAGGGAGTGCTAACATTAAACTGTGTGACTTTAATATAAAAGGAATATTTTGTAACAATGCAGTTTACACTCTTCTGTGTGAAAGATCAAGATTAATTACCATTTTTGGTGTGGTTGCTTTACTAGATCTTGCAGTACTTCCTATGCTCTTCATCGTtttcacatacacaaaaatatttatAGTCTCTTATCAAAGTTGTAAAGAAATTCAGAAGAAAGCTGCAGAGACTTGTTTACCCCATCTTTTAGTTTTAATCAGTgcctctgtgttttttgtgtatgATGTAAGCATAGCTCGGGTGGAAACAAATTTTCCAAAAACTGTACGCATAGTAATGACATTACAAGTAGTTCTGTATCATCCTATTTTTAATCCATTCATCTATGgactcaaaatgaaaaaaatttcaaaacacCTGAAAAGGTGCTTTCTCAGGCCACAATCAATCCTTGTATTAAAAGTAAATGCCTAG